In a single window of the Nicotiana tomentosiformis chromosome 10, ASM39032v3, whole genome shotgun sequence genome:
- the LOC138900064 gene encoding uncharacterized protein produces the protein MRYTELLSYVAFLVPTEKERVRRFIKRLSYNLRFGMAREVETETTFRQDIEISMRLERICGQEREDKEAKKLRGKGGFIVAHYGASVIMVEATPVGQFDWLSLYHAILDWHAKTVKLAMSGSPRNVSVDTSTVDLAPVVRVFPDMFPADLSGIPPDRDIDFGISLVSRTQTISIPPYRIAPVELKELKE, from the exons ATGAGGTATACAGAGTTGTTAAGCTATGTAGCTTTTCTAGTTCCTACTGAGAAGGAGAGGGTACGTAGATTTATTAAGAGACTCAGTTACAATCTTAGGTTTGGAATGGCACGAGAGGTTGAGACTGAGACTACCTTTCGCCAGGATATAGAGATTTCTATGAGGTTGGAGCGTATCTGCGGGCAGGAGAGGGAGGACAAAGAGGCTAAGAAGCTTCGTGGTAAAGGAGGATTTATTGTTGCCCACTATGGTGCAAGTgtcatcatggtagaggctactCCAGTAGGCCAGTTTG ATTGGTTATCtctgtatcatgctatacttgattGGCATGCTAAGACCGTGAAGTTGGCCATGTCGGGGTCGCCAAG aaatgttagtgttgatacttctACGGTTGATTTAGCCCCCGTAGTGAGAGTGTTTCCtgatatgtttcctgcagacctatcgggcataccacccgatagggatattgattttggtattagtTTGGTGTCGAGAACTCAgactatatctattccaccatatcgcatagctccagttgagttgaaggagttgaaagagtag
- the LOC138900063 gene encoding uncharacterized protein: protein MTSFILYHSGKANVVSNALSMKAESMESLAFIPVGEPLAMDVQALANRFVRLYISAPRRVLACVVVQSSLFVHIKARQYDDLYFLVLKDTMQLSSAKKVVIGDDSVIRLQGRICVPNFDGLRELILEEAHNSRYSIHYGARKMSSMSINIPVGLLLKIDIQEWKWERITMDFVEGLPRTFRMFDAIWVIVDRLTKSITLFEALYGRRYRSPVGWFEPCEDRLLGIDLFWDALAKVNLIKERLRTGQSRKKSYVDRKFCDVAFMEGEKVLLRVSPMDGVVRFGNKGKLSSRFNGPFEVF, encoded by the exons atgacatcattTATCTTGTACCATTCGGGTAAGGCAAATGTGGTATCGAATGCATTGAGCATGAAGGCGGAGAGCATGGAgagtttggcatttattccaGTTGGAGAGCCtttagctatggatgttcaggccttggccaacagaTTTGTGAGATTGTATATTTCTGCGCCTAGaagagttcttgcttgtgttgttgtACAGTCTTCCTTGTTTGTgcatatcaaggctcgccagtatgatgatctatACTTTTTGGTACTTAAGGACACGATGCAACTAAGTAGTGCTAAGAAGGTCGTTATTGGGGATGATAGTGTTATACGActtcagggtcggatttgtgttcctaattttgatggtttgagagagttgattcttgaggaggctcataatTCACGATATTCTATTCACTATGGTGCTaggaagat gtcaagtatgagcatcaatatACCGGTTGGTTTGCTTCTGAAGATTGATATAcaggagtggaagtgggagcgcatcactatggattttgtggaaGGTTTGCCACGTACTTTCAGAAtgtttgatgccatttgggtcattgttgatcggttgaccaagtcg ATAACTctgtttgaggccttgtatgggaggcgatatcgttctccagttggttggtttgagccttgtGAGGATAGGTTGTTGGGTATAGATCTATTTTGGGATGCTTTGGCAAAGGTGAATTTGATtaaggagcgacttcgtacagggCAGTCCAGGAAGAAAAGTTATGTGGATAGGAAGTTTTGCGATGTGGCATTTATGgaaggtgagaaggttcttcttagaGTTTCGCCTATGGATGGCGTGGTGAGGTTTGGGAATAAAGGCAAGTTGAGCTCGAGGTTTAATGGTCCATTTGAAGTGTTCTAA